A genomic region of Zea mays cultivar B73 chromosome 6, Zm-B73-REFERENCE-NAM-5.0, whole genome shotgun sequence contains the following coding sequences:
- the LOC118472201 gene encoding uncharacterized protein, which yields MAPSFGRSISFPLSPARASRPARHARSISLPACRSHPLLAHLQAQTAAARAWATASASASSSPSPSTGLALIDALHAALAELLLLPEPQAAVRRPSAASDRLLDAFLLLADAHRGFQEVLLALRRDAADARLALRRRDAARLASASRAQRRGDRELARLAARSAARLPAGAGLGGSGTAEEAEMAAALMDAAAASAAASAAVFSAVASVSAAVSLCSNKKALGAFVAAAFAKKPETPTTADVAQEKHEELERCIDECESGSEVVFRSIVRNRVSLLNIRTPAI from the coding sequence ATGGCTCCCAGCTTCGGTCGCTCCATTTCCTTCCCGCTGAGCCCGGCGCGAGCCAGTCGGCCCGCGCGCCACGCCCGCTCCATCAGCCTGCCGGCCTGCCGCTCCCACCCGCTGCTGGCGCACCTGCAGGCTCAGACCGCCGCCGCCCGCGCCTGGGcaaccgcctccgcctccgcctcctcctctccctccccgtCCACCGGCCTCGCCCTCATCGACGCGCTCCACGCCGCGCTCGccgagctcctcctcctcccggaGCCGCAGGCCGCGGTCCGCCGCCCCTCCGCCGCCTCCGACCGCCTCCTCGACGCCTTCCTCCTCCTCGCTGACGCGCACCGCGGGTTCCAGGAGGTGCTGCTCGCGCTGCGGCGCGACGCGGCCGACGCCCGCCTCGCCCTCCGCAGGCGCGACGCCGCCAGGCTCGCGTCCGCGTCCCGCGCCCAGCGCAGGGGCGACAGGGAGCTCGCCCGCCTCGCCGCCAGGTCCGCCGCGCGCCTGCCTGCTGGGGCTGGGCTCGGCGGGAGCGGAACCGCCGAGGAGGCCGAGATGGCTGCCGCGCTCATGGACGCCGCGGCCGCcagcgccgccgcctccgccgccgtgTTCTCGGCCGTCGCGTCCGTGTCTGCCGCCGTGTCGTTGTGCTCGAACAAGAAGGCCCTCGGGGCCTTCGTGGctgctgccttcgccaagaagccggAGACGCCGACGACGGCCGATGTCGCGCAGGAGAAGCACGAGGAGCTTGAGCGATGCATCGACGAGTGCGAGAGCGGCAGCGAGGTGGTGTTCAGGAGCATTGTTCGGAATAGGGTTTCGTTGCTCAACATCCGTACTCCGGCGATCTAG